The Phoenix dactylifera cultivar Barhee BC4 chromosome 17, palm_55x_up_171113_PBpolish2nd_filt_p, whole genome shotgun sequence genome contains a region encoding:
- the LOC103720880 gene encoding 40S ribosomal protein S4-3 codes for MARGLKKHLKRLNAPKHWMLDKLGGAFAPKPSSGPHKARECLPLILILRNRLKYALTYREVIAILMQRHVLVDGKVRTDKTYPAGFMDVVSIPKTNENFRLLYDTKGRFRLHSIRDEEAKFKLCKVRSVQFGQKGIPYLNTYDGRTIRYPDPLIKANDTIKLDLETNKIVDFIKFDVGNVVMVTGGRNRGRVGVIKNREKHKGSFETIHLQDATGHEFATRLGNVFTIGKGTKPWVSLPKGKGIKLSIIEEARKRLAASGAAPTV; via the exons ATG GCTAGGGGATTGAAGAAGCATCTGAAGAGGCTCAATGCCCCAAAGCATTGGATGCTAGACAAGCTTGGTGGTGCCTTT GCCCCCAAACCATCTTCTGGCCCACACAAGGCTCGCGAGTGTTTACCATTAATCCTTATCCTAAGAAATAGGTTGAAATATGCTCTAACTTACCGTGAAGTCATTGCAATTCTGATGCAACGACATGTACTGGTTGATGGAAAGGTCAGGACAGACAAGACTTATCCAGCTGGTTTCATGG ATGTTGTATCGATCCCAAAAACAAATGAGAATTTTCGGCTCCTGTACGACACCAAGGGACGCTTCCGTCTCCACTCAATCAGAGATGAGGAAGCTAAG TTCAAGCTGTGCAAGGTCCGGAGTGTTCAGTTTGGACAGAAAGGCATTCCTTATCTCAATACTTATGATGGTCGTACAATTCGATATCCAGATCCTTTAATCAAAGCAAATGACACCATTAAGCTTGATCTGGAGACTAACAAGATCGTAGATTTCATCAAGTTTGATGTTGGGAATGTAGTCATGGTCACCGGTGGAAGGAACAGGGGACGTGTTGGTGTTATCAAGAACAGGGAGAAGCACAAGGGCAGTTTCGAGACTATCCATCTCCAAGATGCAACTGGTCATGAGTTTGCAACTCGCCTTGGCAATGTCTTCACCATTGGTAAGGGGACGAAGCCATGGGTTTCTCTTCCTAAAGGCAAGGGTATCAAGCTCAGCATCATTGAAGAGGCTAGGAAGCGACTTGCTGCCTCTGGCGCTGCTCCCACTGTCTGA